CTTTGGCGCGGCCGTGGTCGCGACCGCCGATGCGCTCCACCGGGCCTTCGATGATCTTGGCGCCGGCCTGCTCGATCAGCGCTTTGGCCGACTCGGCTGAGCCGTCCCAGACAAAGCAAAAGTCACCGCAGCCGGGTTTCGCCGTTGGGCCGCGCAAGGTGAACTTTTCGCTCTGCCATTTTGCGGGAGCGTGAAAGTTAATTTTGTTGTCGCCGAAATGAACCGAGTAGGCCTGGCCTCTATCCTGCACGCCGAAGCCCAATGCGCGGTAGAAAGATAGCATCGCTTCGGTGTTCTGAATCGGTATGGCGACGTGATCGAAGCTGCGGATTGACATGGTGGCCTCCAGAATTGAATAAGAGTCACGCGCGCAGGAATGGTTCGCTTTGATTCGATCCGATCATTACTGACGTAGGGGCAGACCCCTGTGTCTGCCCTCCGGAGCGGGCGACCACAAGGGGTCGCCCCTACATCGGATTTTGAATTCGAATCACGACCCGTGTGCTGTTCGCTTTTGGAAAAACTCAAATTGCTTTATCGCTCCTAAGAACGGTGCGCAAGCGCACCCTACTTTCAAATTACTTTTGTAGCTCGCGGGCGAGGCGTTGTGTTTCGTCCATCACTCGCAGCAGATTACCGCTCCAGAGTTTTGCGATTTGCGTTTCGCTATAACCGCGGCGGACTAACTCGATGGTGACATTTACTGTTTCGCTGGCGTCGTTCCAGCCGGTGACGCCGCCGCCGCCGTCGAAGTCGGAGGAGATGCCGACGTGGTCGATGCCGATCAGTTTTACCGCGTAGTCGATGTGGTCGACGAAATCTTGCAAGTTCGCCGACGGCTCGCCGGCGAGTTGTCGGTCGATGGCGGCGAGCTTGCTTTCGTATTCCGCGCGTTGCTCGGCGGAAAGTTTTTTCAGCCCGGCTTGGGCACGGGCGCGTTGGCTCAATTTATTTGGATCGGCAAGATCGTAGGGTTTTCTGGCCTCGGCGAGCGCGGCGGCGCGCTCGGGGGAATCTTGTGCTGTGGTTTTGACGAAGTCGTGATAGGCGACCAATTGCATGACCCCGCCGGTTTTCTTGAGCGCGAGCATTTGTTCGTCATCCAAATTCCGGCTCACATTGCATAGCGCACGCGCGCCGGAGTGGGAGGCGATGATCGGCGCTTGGGACAGCGCGGCGGTTTGCATCATCGATTCCTTTGACGCGTGGGAGATGTCGACCATGATGCCGAGGCGATTCATTTCGGCGATGACTTGTTTGCCCAGCGACGAGACGCCGTGCCACTTCCAGCCTTCGCGTTCACCGGTGTGCGAGTCGCCGAGTTGGTTGTGGCCGTTGTGGGTGAGCGAGATGTAGCGCGCGCCGCGCTGGTAGAATTCGTTGACGCGATTTAGATCTTCGCCGAGCGGGTAACCGTTCTCGACGCCCATGAGCGCGGCTTTCTTGCCGCCGGCGTGAATGCGCCGAATGTCGTCGGCGCTTAAAGCTAATTCTATTTGCCTTGGCGCAATTTCACTTGTGAAGCGGCGCACGGCGGCGAATTTCTCCACAGCTGCATGGTAAGCGCGCTCATAGCCCGCCGCTTGGAGCGCGTCGGCATTCTGCGATTCTCTGGTCTGGCCGACGTAGATGACGAAGAACAGCGCATCGAGGCCGCCGTCGATCATGTTGGGCAGATTGAATTGAGTTTCCCCGCGCTCGGTATAGTTGCGCGCGCCGGTCAAGTCTTCCGGTTCGAAATCGATGTGGGAGTCGATGACGAGGATTCGCTCGTGAATCGCGCGGGCCTTTCCCTCTACGTTGGCATTGACGGCGGGCACAGGCTGAGATCGATTGTGGGGTGGCATGCTGAATAAAAAGAAACGCTTTAGGCCGCAACCTCAATGGTGGCGTAGAAATCAACTAATCTATCTGTGCGCCGAGGTGTAACGGAGCGGTGGCGTGGATGCGGCGCTTTGATACCGTCTTCGCGCATGCCTTTGAGATGCAAAGCGATGGCAGTTTGGATCCGCCGTAGGGCTGCGTCAATCGTCTTGCCGGTTGCAACGCAACCAGGAAGATCTGGTACAGATGCGCCCCAATCACTTTCAGGGTCTTTGTTGACACGAACCAAGTACTGTAGCTTCTTCATCGTCTCACTCCTTTGAGGCCGGCTTGTCGGATCACTGACGCTAGAGTTCCCTTCGGCATATCGTCGCCGGGATGACCACTTACCGTAACGCGTCCAGGTTTTGTCGCATGCTTGAATTGCCGGTGACTTCCTTCGGTCACAATGCTGCGCCAACCGTCTGATTCGATCCATCGGATCACATCTCGCACTTTCACTTTGCCAATATACCAGAAGGAATGAAGCACTTGCTAGATTCAGTGCGTGCCTTCGGGAATTGACGCTAGCAGTCTCTTGACAGTTGCTAGTTTATTCGGACATCTGGTTCGATGGAGCGCAAATGGTGGCTGGTTATCTTTGGCTGCATCACGCACGCCGTCAATACCGGATTTTGTTACTTCGGCATGAGCGCGTTTTTTCCGTCCTTCGAGCGCGAGTTCGGCTGGAGCCGCACGGCGATCTCCGGGGCGTTCTCTTTGGCGCGGGTCGAGTCGGGGATGCTTGGGCCTCTCGAAGGTTACATCGTCGACCGCGTCGGCGCGCCGCGCATCATGTACATCGGCATCGCGGTTTGCGTCTTGGGATTTTTTTCGCTGAGCTTCGTCAATACGCTGCCGATGCTCTATTTGGCGATTGTTTTGGGCATCGTGCTCGGCTCCAGTCTCGGCTATCTGGTGCCGATCAGCGTGTTGATCGCCAAGACGTTCCGCGAAAAGCGCAGTTTGGCGTTCGGCATTTTTCGCACCGGGCCGGGGCTCTCCGGTGCTTTGGTTCCGTTCATCGGATGGATGATCGTTTCGTGGGGTTGGCGCACCGCGGCGATGGCGTCGGCGGCGATTCTTCTCACCGTCGGCATGCCGCTGGCGTGGTTGATCAATTATATTTATCGCCAGCATGCCTCGGCTGAGTTCAGCGCCAGCCGAACCGATGGCCATGTCAGCAGCGCGGCGCCGCGTGCCGACGATCCGCAATACACTCTCACCGAAGCGCTGCGCACGAAACTCTTCTGGCTGTTCTCCATCGCCATGGCGTTTCGCCATCTGGTCACCGAGGGCGTGTCGGTGCATTTCGTGATCCTGCTGGTCGACCGCGGTTGGAGCACGGAAGCGGCTAGCGGTTTGCTCGGTCTGTCGGCGATGATCGGTGCACCTGCGCGTTTGTTGATGGGTTGGTTGGGCGATATCGTCGACAAGCGCCGTTTGGCGATGGGCTTACTCGCGGCGTTGAGTATTTCCGTTCTGGTGATGGGCTGGAGCGCCGCGCCGTTCTTGTTCACAACCTGCATGGTGATTTATTCCCTCGCTTACGGCGGCCTTGCCGCCTTGCAGGAACCGATCCGGGCGGATTATTTCGGCACGAAAGCGTTCGCGACCATCCAAGGCGTCAGCCGGTCGGTGACGACCGCGGGCACTTTCATGGGTCCGATCCTGGCGGGAGTTTTCTACGACCTGACGAAAAGCTACACGGTGGCTTTCACGATTTTTGCGGTGATGAGTTTAGTGTCGATGTTCTTCATGTACTTGGCCAAGCCGCCGCCAAATAAGTAAAACATTTTCACCACGAAGGACACGAAGAGCACGAAGGTCGGAGTTACGATTATCTGAAACCTTCGTGTCCTTCGTGCCTTCGTGGTGAGGTCCGATTTCTCGCTACGGCGGGCGGGCGCTGAAATAAGCTGCGGGCGATTGAAGCGGCGCGCGTTGGTGCGCTATAAGAATTCATTCTCAATGAACTAGTTTTCCACTTTGGAGGCCCCAACATGGACGCAGATAGCACCCCCGGTTACGAACTTCTCTATGACATCATTCGGCGCCGCTCGAGCGTGCGCAAGTTGAAACCCGATCCGATTCCGGACGGCGCCATTGAAAAAATTCTCGAAGCAGGGCGCTGGGCGATGTCGGGCGCCAACTCGCAGCCGTGGGAGTATATCGTCGTCAAAGATCCGCAGGTGAAAAAGGATCTGTTCAAATGTTACTCGGAGGACAACACCGACTTTATTTACTGGATGGAGCAGCAGCGCGTCTTCGAGCTGCGCCATCCGGCCTATCAAATGACCGCCGACAAGGCGGTGGAGCAGCAGCGGCGCGGCGCCGGTTGGTCCGAAGCGCCGGCGTTGATCGTCGTCGTCGGCGACGGGCGGCGCCAGTGGGGCACGGTGCAGGGCGCGCATACCTTCGGCCGCGATCAATCCCATCTCACCGACGGTTTGGCGAACACCTGCACGTTCATGCATCTCGCTGCGGTGTCGTTGGGGCTCGCGACTCAGTGGGTGTCGATTCACTTGCAAGAGCCGTTCAAGAAAGTTCTCGGCGTGCCGGACTTGATGATGTTGTATCTGATCATTCCCATCGGCTATCCGGCGGTGCAGCCGTCCGAAGGCGTGCGCCGCCCGCTGGCAGAGATCGTCCATTACGATCACTACGAGCAAGATAAGTTCATGAGCAACGAGCGGGTGATCCAGTATCTCTACGAGCTGCGCGGCAAGACGTTGCAAACTTACCGGCAGTCTTATGTGGGGAAGGATGATGCTGGTAAGGGGTAAATGAGAGATGAAACTCCCCGGCGGCGACCGCGCCGATCTCGGCACCAAGATCGAGGATTATGTGCTGAACCTTCGACATTGGGAGGGGCGCCATAAGGCTCGGGTTTTCGAATCGGTCCTCGGTATTACGCTCGCCAACCGGGAAGTGTTGCGTCAGGCCATTCTTTCGGCCGCCGAGAACTCGGAAGACGCCGAGCCTCTAGGAAACAACGGTCACGGGGAGGTTTACATTTCACGTTTTCCCTTGGAAACTCAGCGAGGGCGCGCGACAGTTCTAACCGTGTGGATCATCCGAGACGGCGAAGACTTCCCCCGGTTGGTGAGTTGTTATATAGTTTAGGCCATGGGCGGCGAAATCAAAATGCATGACGTGGTTGCCTTGCTACATGACGTGCAGACGAAGCACTTCGAGGGCGGTGTGCCTTTGCTTCTGCGCCGCGGTCAGATCGGCACTGTTGTAATGACCTATCAGGTTGGTGCGTGCGAAGTTGAGTTCGCTGATCGCGACGGCCGTGCCTTTGCCATCTTATCGGTTCGGTCCGATCAATTGATGGTTCTCCACGACACACCCGATTTCGCGGCTGCATAGCCGAGCGTCCAGTCGTCCCTTTTCCCGCGTAGGGTTAATCAATCCGTTCGCCTTCTTATCGAGATCACTGACAAATTTCCGATTGGGAAAAACACATGCGCAAAAAAATCACTCGGCGAGTTTTTTGCTCGATGCTTTTGGCTCTGCCCTTTTCTGCCCACGCCCAGCAGCCGAAGAAAGTCTCACGAATCGGGTATCTAGCGCCGGTCGATGCAGCTAGTGACGCCGCTCGTGCCGAGGGCATTCGGCTGGCGCTGCGTGAGCGCGGCTACATCGAAGGACAAAACATCGCCACCGAGTACCGCTATGCCGAGGGAAATCTCAATCGGGTTCCTGAGCTTGCGGCCGAGCTGGTGCGTCTCAAGGTCGATATCATCGTCGTGGCAGGAGGGGTGCCGCTGATCCAAGCGGCCAAGAATGCGACCAAGACGATTCCCCTCGTAATGGTGGGCACCGGTTCCGATCCTGTCGAGTCAGGATTAGTTGATAGCCTTGCCCGTCCTGGCGGTAACGTCACCGGCCTGACAAATCTTGGCGTAGAATTAGGCGGGAAGCGGCTGGAGCTGCTCAAAGAAGCGGTTCCCAAACTTGCCCGTGTTGCGGTTCTGTACGACCCGGGCATTTCAGGCACGGCGCGCGAGGTGAAAGAAGATCTCCCAATCGCGGCGCGCGCGCTAAAGTTGACTCTTCAACCCTGGGAGATAAGAGCTACGAACGAGTTCGAGAAAGTGTTCGCGGCGCTGAATAAGCAGCGCCCGGATGGACTCGGGGGACCGCTACCGTTTGCTAACCGAAAACGGGTCGCGGACTTTGCGATAAAGAGCCGGCTACCATCGATGTACATCAACAAGAGTTTCGTAGAAGCCGGCGGGCTCATGTCTTATGCGGCGGACCAAACGGAGAGCTACCAGCGCGTCGCATATTTTGTCGACAGAATTCTGAAGGGAGCCAAGCCCGCCGATCTGCCGGTGGAGCAGCCGATGAGATTTGAGTTCGTCATCAATCTCAAAACCGCGAAGCAGATCGGCCTGACGTTACCGCAGTGGACGCTGATGAAGGCGACTAAGGTGCTTCAATGATTAGTAAGGGGTGAAGGGTAAGGAGTGAGGCGTGTTCGGAAAAGTTTTTGCAATTTTTTTTAGTTTGCTTGTCGTTCTCGTGCCGCACGGGATCGCGTTTAGCGCGCAAGTTAAGATCACCGCCGGCTACGGCGGCGAGTTGGGGTATCAGGCGCCGATATGGGTTGCTCATGAATTAAAATTGTTCGCGAAGCATGGCATGACTTCGGAGCTGGTACGGATCGCCGGTGGGGCGCGCAGCACGGCGGCGTTGTTGGCCAATGCGCTGCAACTGTCGCAGAGCGCGGGCGTGGCGCCGGTGCAAGCGAATTTGGCGGGCGGCGATCTGGTGATCATCGCGACTTCGACCAATCGACCGACGGTGAGTATCGTCGGTCAGCCGAAGACGGTAAAAAAACCCCAGGATCTGGTTGGCAAGACCGTCGGTCTCGTCGGTCCGGGTGAGATGAACACGTTCTTTTTTTTGAATGCGATTGAACGCTGGGGCATCGATCCGAAGTCGGTCACGGTTCTCGCTATTCCCGGAACTCAGCCGCGGCTCGCCGCCGTGGTCGCCGGCAGCATCGACGCGACGGTGTTGGCGCCGCCGTTTAGTTTCGAAGCGGAGAAATATAATTTGACGCAGTTGGCTGATTTCGCCACGGGAACGGATGCCTTTCCCCAATCCGGTTTGGTTGTGCGCAAAGAACTTTTGCGCAGTAATCGCGACCTGGTCAAGCGCATGTTGATGGCCTACGTCGAAGCGATCCACATTCTCAAAACTGATGTCGAAAGAAGTCTGCCGATCATGAAAAAGTATATGCGCATCACCGACGAGGTCATCGCCAAGCGCAGTTACGAATATTACGCCAAACTGTTTTCCTTCCCGCCGTTGACCGACGAGAAGGGAATCGGCGTGGTGCTCAAGTTTCTCGCCACCCAGCCGGGCGGCGCCAACGCGAAGAGTGCCAAAGCGGAAGAGTTTTTCGACAACAGTTTGCTGGCCGAGCTGCAACGCGAAGGTTTTTTCGTGCGCATTGCCGCTGGAAAGGGATTGTAACGCGGTGGGAAGAGTAATCTAACCACAAAGACTACAAGGGTCACAAAGTAGGGGCGCGATTTATGGCGCCCTTGGACCGAAGATGGGGATTAATTAACCGCAAAAAGCGCAAAGTGGGCAAAAAAGATATTGAACTTGTAGGGGCAGCCCCCCGTGGTTGCCCCTACCGTGCTAGGTAAATTCACCGAGGTAAATGTGTCTGTCGATCCGATTACCGTGGAAATTATTCGCTGTTCTCTGAAGGCCGCTGCTAACGAGATGTCGGCGGTTTTGAAAAAGACCGCTTACAACATGATGATCTACGAGGTGCAGGACTACTGCGTCGCGGTGCTTGATCATGAGGGGCGGACGATGTCGCAGAATGAGGGCGCGCTGCCGATCTTTCTCGCCGATCTCGGCGTGGCGGTGCAGGACGGCATCGAGGTCTATGGCAAAGACAACATTCATCCCGGCGATGTGTTTCTCGTCAATCATCCGGAAATCTGCGGCCAACATTTAAACAACATGGCGGTCTACACGCCGTTCTTCTGGCAAGGCGAGTTGATGTGCTTTCTCGCCGTGCGCGCGCATTGGATCGACGTCGGCGGCGGCAGCACCGGGTTCGGTTCGAGCAATACGCGGGACGTTTACGAAGAGGGGCTGCAAGTGCGCTCGGTGAAAATCTACAAGCGCGGCGAGCCGAATATCGAAGTGTTGCGCTTGATCGAAGACAACATTCGCTTTCCCGAATCGTCCTTTGGCGACTTGCGCGCGCAGATCGCCTGCTGCCGCACCGGCGAGGAACGCTTGGAACAAATTTGCCGCAAATACGGCGGCGCGCGCTTTCAGGAAGCGGTCACGGTGATCTGGGAGCAAACCGACAAACTCGTGCGCGAGGCGGTGCGTGGGATTCCGGACGGCGTGTACGAAGCGTCGTCGTTTCTCGACGACGACGGCAGAGTGATGAACAAGACGATTCCGCTCAAGATCAAAGTCGTCGTGCGCGGCGATGAGCTGACCATCGATTATTCGGAAGTCAGCGAGCAGGTGCCGGGCTTCATCAACTGCGGCGAATCCGGCGGCATGGCCGCGGCACGCGTCGCGTTCAAAGCGTTGACCTCGCCTAAGCGCGAAGTGAACGAAGGCTCATTTCTAGCGTTGAAAGTAATTCTGCCGCCGGGGAAAATTTTGAGCGCGCGCCGGCCGGCGCCCATCGGTGGCTGGAGTTTGTCGCTGCCGACGGTGCTCGACACGATTTTTCGCGCGCTCGCCCCCGCCTTGCCGGCGCAGGTGCCCGCGGCGCACAAGGGCGACATGGGCGGCTACGCGATCTTCGGTATGAATTCCAAAACCGGCCGGCGCTACGTTTGCCAGAACATCGTCGGCGGCGGTTGGGGCGGGCGGCCTTTCGAGGACGGCGTGTCGTCGGCGGTGTCGATGTGCCAAGG
This window of the Deltaproteobacteria bacterium genome carries:
- a CDS encoding membrane dipeptidase → MPPHNRSQPVPAVNANVEGKARAIHERILVIDSHIDFEPEDLTGARNYTERGETQFNLPNMIDGGLDALFFVIYVGQTRESQNADALQAAGYERAYHAAVEKFAAVRRFTSEIAPRQIELALSADDIRRIHAGGKKAALMGVENGYPLGEDLNRVNEFYQRGARYISLTHNGHNQLGDSHTGEREGWKWHGVSSLGKQVIAEMNRLGIMVDISHASKESMMQTAALSQAPIIASHSGARALCNVSRNLDDEQMLALKKTGGVMQLVAYHDFVKTTAQDSPERAAALAEARKPYDLADPNKLSQRARAQAGLKKLSAEQRAEYESKLAAIDRQLAGEPSANLQDFVDHIDYAVKLIGIDHVGISSDFDGGGGVTGWNDASETVNVTIELVRRGYSETQIAKLWSGNLLRVMDETQRLARELQK
- a CDS encoding ABC transporter substrate-binding protein encodes the protein MRKKITRRVFCSMLLALPFSAHAQQPKKVSRIGYLAPVDAASDAARAEGIRLALRERGYIEGQNIATEYRYAEGNLNRVPELAAELVRLKVDIIVVAGGVPLIQAAKNATKTIPLVMVGTGSDPVESGLVDSLARPGGNVTGLTNLGVELGGKRLELLKEAVPKLARVAVLYDPGISGTAREVKEDLPIAARALKLTLQPWEIRATNEFEKVFAALNKQRPDGLGGPLPFANRKRVADFAIKSRLPSMYINKSFVEAGGLMSYAADQTESYQRVAYFVDRILKGAKPADLPVEQPMRFEFVINLKTAKQIGLTLPQWTLMKATKVLQ
- a CDS encoding addiction module toxin, HicA family → MKVRDVIRWIESDGWRSIVTEGSHRQFKHATKPGRVTVSGHPGDDMPKGTLASVIRQAGLKGVRR
- a CDS encoding type II toxin-antitoxin system HicB family antitoxin, translated to MKKLQYLVRVNKDPESDWGASVPDLPGCVATGKTIDAALRRIQTAIALHLKGMREDGIKAPHPRHRSVTPRRTDRLVDFYATIEVAA
- a CDS encoding ABC transporter substrate-binding protein, producing MFGKVFAIFFSLLVVLVPHGIAFSAQVKITAGYGGELGYQAPIWVAHELKLFAKHGMTSELVRIAGGARSTAALLANALQLSQSAGVAPVQANLAGGDLVIIATSTNRPTVSIVGQPKTVKKPQDLVGKTVGLVGPGEMNTFFFLNAIERWGIDPKSVTVLAIPGTQPRLAAVVAGSIDATVLAPPFSFEAEKYNLTQLADFATGTDAFPQSGLVVRKELLRSNRDLVKRMLMAYVEAIHILKTDVERSLPIMKKYMRITDEVIAKRSYEYYAKLFSFPPLTDEKGIGVVLKFLATQPGGANAKSAKAEEFFDNSLLAELQREGFFVRIAAGKGL
- a CDS encoding DUF4926 domain-containing protein, yielding MHDVVALLHDVQTKHFEGGVPLLLRRGQIGTVVMTYQVGACEVEFADRDGRAFAILSVRSDQLMVLHDTPDFAAA
- a CDS encoding VOC family virulence protein, encoding MSIRSFDHVAIPIQNTEAMLSFYRALGFGVQDRGQAYSVHFGDNKINFHAPAKWQSEKFTLRGPTAKPGCGDFCFVWDGSAESAKALIEQAGAKIIEGPVERIGGRDHGRAKATSYYFRDPDSNLLEFMIYAEQ
- a CDS encoding hydantoinase B/oxoprolinase family protein, yielding MVAPTVLGKFTEVNVSVDPITVEIIRCSLKAAANEMSAVLKKTAYNMMIYEVQDYCVAVLDHEGRTMSQNEGALPIFLADLGVAVQDGIEVYGKDNIHPGDVFLVNHPEICGQHLNNMAVYTPFFWQGELMCFLAVRAHWIDVGGGSTGFGSSNTRDVYEEGLQVRSVKIYKRGEPNIEVLRLIEDNIRFPESSFGDLRAQIACCRTGEERLEQICRKYGGARFQEAVTVIWEQTDKLVREAVRGIPDGVYEASSFLDDDGRVMNKTIPLKIKVVVRGDELTIDYSEVSEQVPGFINCGESGGMAAARVAFKALTSPKREVNEGSFLALKVILPPGKILSARRPAPIGGWSLSLPTVLDTIFRALAPALPAQVPAAHKGDMGGYAIFGMNSKTGRRYVCQNIVGGGWGGRPFEDGVSSAVSMCQGDVKNTPIELQELYYPLLYECHEFRTDSGGAGKFRGGVGVEIKVRPLENFFLSRNTDRIKCPPWGLLGGAEGAVNETRIERNGSEEVLPGKFSHLLVHPGETVTFFTAGGGGYGDPAERDVAAVKRDVELGYVSRAKAEEDCPAAFGRKV
- a CDS encoding MFS transporter; translation: MERKWWLVIFGCITHAVNTGFCYFGMSAFFPSFEREFGWSRTAISGAFSLARVESGMLGPLEGYIVDRVGAPRIMYIGIAVCVLGFFSLSFVNTLPMLYLAIVLGIVLGSSLGYLVPISVLIAKTFREKRSLAFGIFRTGPGLSGALVPFIGWMIVSWGWRTAAMASAAILLTVGMPLAWLINYIYRQHASAEFSASRTDGHVSSAAPRADDPQYTLTEALRTKLFWLFSIAMAFRHLVTEGVSVHFVILLVDRGWSTEAASGLLGLSAMIGAPARLLMGWLGDIVDKRRLAMGLLAALSISVLVMGWSAAPFLFTTCMVIYSLAYGGLAALQEPIRADYFGTKAFATIQGVSRSVTTAGTFMGPILAGVFYDLTKSYTVAFTIFAVMSLVSMFFMYLAKPPPNK